In Anaerolineales bacterium, the following are encoded in one genomic region:
- a CDS encoding carbohydrate kinase family protein, with product MDILVTGSVAYDYLMTFPGHFKEHLLPEHLEKISLSFLVESLVRRRGGIAPNIAYTLALLGGRPRVLATVGEDFADYRAFLEEHGVDTANIQVVPGTYTASFFATTDRSNAQVASFYPGAMAHAGELSLHELQGPRPEMVIVSPNEPGAMQRYIDECKALSIPYIYDPSQQIIRFEGDVLRAGVESAHALFANEYEFELIKDKTKMSADEILSHLKFMAITMGPKGALVYVDGEEKPVEAFPTEHIVDPTGGGDAFRGGFLTGYRMGLDWDICAQIGSLAATYCLENEGPQAHHFTPQQFLSRYEEFYKDASALHALIPSH from the coding sequence ATGGATATTCTTGTTACCGGTTCAGTCGCGTACGACTACCTGATGACCTTCCCCGGTCATTTCAAAGAGCACCTCCTCCCCGAACATCTCGAAAAGATCAGCCTCTCCTTCCTGGTAGAGAGCCTGGTGCGCCGCCGTGGCGGCATCGCCCCCAACATCGCCTATACCTTGGCGCTACTGGGCGGGCGGCCGCGCGTGCTGGCCACCGTGGGCGAAGACTTTGCCGACTACCGCGCCTTCCTCGAAGAGCACGGTGTGGACACCGCCAACATCCAGGTGGTGCCGGGCACCTACACCGCCTCGTTCTTCGCCACCACAGACCGCTCCAACGCCCAGGTGGCCAGCTTCTACCCCGGCGCCATGGCCCATGCCGGCGAGCTCTCCCTGCACGAACTGCAAGGGCCGCGCCCAGAAATGGTGATCGTCTCCCCCAACGAGCCCGGCGCCATGCAGCGCTATATCGACGAATGCAAAGCGCTGAGCATCCCCTATATCTACGACCCCAGCCAGCAGATCATCCGCTTCGAAGGTGATGTGCTGCGCGCCGGCGTGGAGAGTGCACACGCCTTGTTCGCCAATGAATACGAGTTTGAGCTGATCAAGGACAAGACCAAGATGTCTGCCGATGAGATCCTCTCACACCTCAAGTTCATGGCCATCACCATGGGTCCTAAGGGCGCCCTGGTGTATGTGGACGGTGAAGAAAAACCGGTCGAGGCTTTCCCCACCGAGCACATCGTAGACCCCACCGGCGGCGGCGATGCCTTCCGCGGCGGCTTCCTCACCGGGTACCGCATGGGCTTGGATTGGGACATCTGCGCCCAGATCGGCTCCTTAGCGGCCACCTACTGCCTGGAAAACGAAGGCCCGCAGGCCCACCACTTCACCCCGCAGCAGTTCCTCTCCCGCTACGAAGAGTTTTACAAAGACGCCAGCGCGCTGCATGCGCTGATCCCCAGTCATTGA
- the ahcY gene encoding adenosylhomocysteinase, with the protein MEKFDIKDAGLAEGGRRRINWAEREMPVLRTIMERFEKEKPLKGLRLSACLHVTAETGNLARVLQAGGADVVLVASNPLSTQDDVAASLVAHDEIPVFAIKGEDNATYYSHIGVALDHKPHLTMDDGADLVSELHKNRRELLETIVGGTEETTTGVIRLKAMAADGALEFPVIAVNDAMTKHFFDNRYGTGQSTIDGIIRATNVLLAGKTFVVAGYGWCGRGLADRARGMGANVIVTEINPMPALEAVMDGFRVMPMAEAVKIGDIFCTVTGDINVLDKHHFEAMKDGAIVSNSGHFNVEINIDALEKMATDKRLVRPFVDQYQLKDGRQIHILGEGRLINLASAEGHPASVMDMSFANQALAAEYMARNADKLENKVYSVPEDIDKEIARIKLEAMGIHIDVLTPEQEKYLNSWEEGTV; encoded by the coding sequence ATGGAAAAGTTCGATATCAAAGACGCTGGCTTGGCCGAAGGCGGCCGCCGGCGCATTAACTGGGCCGAGCGCGAAATGCCGGTGCTGCGCACCATCATGGAGCGCTTCGAAAAAGAGAAGCCGCTCAAGGGTCTGCGCCTCTCCGCCTGTTTGCATGTCACCGCCGAGACCGGCAACCTGGCCCGCGTCCTGCAGGCCGGCGGCGCCGATGTGGTGCTGGTGGCTTCCAACCCGCTCTCTACCCAAGACGACGTGGCCGCTTCGCTGGTGGCCCACGACGAGATCCCCGTCTTCGCCATCAAGGGCGAAGACAACGCCACGTACTACAGCCACATCGGCGTGGCGCTGGACCACAAGCCGCACCTGACCATGGATGACGGCGCGGACCTGGTCAGCGAGCTGCACAAGAACCGCCGCGAGCTGCTTGAGACCATCGTGGGCGGCACCGAAGAGACCACCACCGGCGTCATCCGCCTCAAGGCCATGGCCGCCGACGGCGCGCTGGAATTCCCCGTCATCGCCGTCAACGACGCCATGACCAAGCACTTCTTCGACAACCGCTACGGCACCGGCCAGTCCACCATCGACGGCATCATCCGCGCCACCAATGTGCTGCTGGCGGGCAAGACCTTCGTCGTGGCCGGTTACGGCTGGTGCGGCCGCGGCCTGGCCGACCGGGCCCGCGGCATGGGCGCCAACGTGATCGTGACCGAGATCAACCCCATGCCGGCTCTCGAAGCCGTGATGGATGGCTTCCGCGTGATGCCCATGGCTGAAGCGGTCAAGATCGGCGACATCTTCTGCACGGTCACCGGCGATATCAATGTACTCGACAAGCACCATTTCGAAGCCATGAAAGACGGCGCTATCGTCTCCAACTCCGGCCACTTCAATGTGGAGATCAACATCGACGCGCTGGAAAAGATGGCCACAGACAAACGCTTAGTGCGTCCTTTCGTGGACCAATATCAGCTGAAGGATGGCCGCCAGATCCATATCCTGGGTGAAGGCCGCCTGATCAACCTGGCCTCCGCCGAAGGCCACCCGGCCAGCGTGATGGACATGTCCTTCGCCAACCAGGCCCTGGCCGCCGAATACATGGCCCGCAACGCCGACAAGCTGGAGAACAAGGTCTACTCCGTGCCGGAAGACATCGACAAGGAAATTGCCCGCATCAAGCTCGAAGCCATGGGCATTCACATCGACGTGCTCACTCCCGAACAGGAGAAATACCTCAACTCTTGGGAAGAAGGCACGGTCTAA
- the pth gene encoding aminoacyl-tRNA hydrolase — MFWRKKKEINDNPPFVIVGLGNPGPEYALNRHNAGFLAVDEMARQLETTFSRMQSEALVASARHGEERLVLAKPRTYMNRSGSAVRGLLRFYKAPLEKLLVLYDDVDLPFGSLRLRAEGGSAGQKGMKSIIENLGGQDFARLRVGVGRPKGRMRTPDHVLQDFSRQEREELPFVLQRAAEAGLSFVSDGIVTAMNKYNAHESDE; from the coding sequence ATGTTCTGGCGTAAAAAGAAAGAAATCAACGACAACCCGCCTTTCGTCATCGTCGGCCTGGGCAACCCCGGGCCTGAGTACGCGCTGAACCGGCACAATGCCGGTTTCCTGGCCGTGGACGAGATGGCCCGTCAGCTGGAAACCACCTTCAGCCGCATGCAGTCCGAGGCGCTGGTGGCCAGCGCCCGTCATGGCGAAGAACGCCTGGTGCTGGCCAAGCCGCGCACTTACATGAACCGCTCGGGCAGTGCTGTGCGCGGGCTGCTGCGCTTCTACAAGGCGCCGTTGGAAAAACTGCTGGTGCTCTATGACGACGTCGATTTGCCCTTTGGCAGCCTGCGCCTGCGCGCCGAGGGCGGCTCCGCCGGGCAAAAGGGTATGAAGTCGATCATCGAGAACCTCGGCGGCCAGGACTTTGCGCGCCTGCGGGTGGGCGTGGGCCGGCCCAAGGGCCGCATGCGCACACCCGACCACGTATTGCAAGATTTCTCCCGGCAGGAACGCGAAGAACTGCCCTTCGTGCTGCAGCGCGCCGCCGAAGCTGGCCTCAGCTTTGTCAGTGACGGCATCGTCACCGCCATGAACAAGTACAACGCGCATGAAAGTGATGAGTGA
- the mfd gene encoding transcription-repair coupling factor — protein sequence MEALLTTIQQLPAFQELAARPDRAGKLGLIRAARLPLAAALAAANGRPALLLTQRRDRALTYLEELGLWAPQLMRQYFAEPSSLFYENAAWSETARRERLAVLAGLALPNPDLPPPFILASGRALMARTLPKPDFLAASLSLHSGSRQDPLALAERLVRSGYENASSVTAPGQFARRGGILDLWAMQDPLPIRLEFFGDEVDSLRRFEPGSQRTVEEVELAQISPAREYLLDRQAETGLEAKDLNEFHIPLLHAETASLLDYLPVDTLVLVDDMEALQEQISDLETQALSIRQENLVTGLLTEAHALPYLTLDEIRDQLSDRPLLELGPAESLEEADGLASLFRPGPRFGGQLKLAIDHIERLLDNGEQVHLVSRQAPRLHDLWLERSFASQRENPPIFTDGTLGDGWSLQQPREPVVHLLTDGEIFGWGRPQPRRQPRPERESPEAPYVDLQNDEWVVHIDHGIGIFKGLVEARIEGVAREFLRVEYAGGDQLYVPVHQADRLTRYVGGRGEAPLLSRLGGTEWRSSKARVRRAVEAIAEDLLELYARREMAQGHAFGPDSAWQRELEASFPYVETEDQLRVLEEVKRDMESSRPMDRLVCGDAGYGKTEVALRAAFKAVADGKQVAMLVPTTVLAQQHYETFQQRLAAFPVTVDMLSRFRTSSEQADTLRRLAAGQVDIVIGTHRLVQKDVQFKDLGLLIIDEEQRFGVTHKEYLKKMRTEVDVLTMTATPIPRTLYMSLTGVRDISTISTPPEERLPVVTHVGPYSEQLVRRAILRELDRGGQAFFVHNRVQTIEGMRRQLTKLLPDLRIAVAHGQLPEHELAERMAAFTRGEVDVLLTTTIIESGLDIPNANTLIVDRADTFGLAQLYQLRGRVGRGAQRAYAYFFRHGQRATTQEGRQRLDTIAENTHLGAGFSVAMRDMQIRGTGDLLGNRQHGLIAAVGFHLYTRLLSKAVMDLKRSGKLPTGAGAAQISLYHPIINVDLPIEVGIPAAYVDDKAMRLKLYRRLADIHDLNEIEALEEEFTDRFGKLPEEVQNLLYQLKVRVLAEQAGVISISIENKQLALRYPLPAPKDPPKRYPNLGAGVRTSKHVVWLAGLEGAGWRARLLEVLSTLVASPPQTEKRPLMEVPVQ from the coding sequence ATGGAAGCTTTACTGACCACTATCCAACAGCTGCCCGCCTTCCAGGAACTGGCGGCGCGCCCAGACCGGGCTGGCAAGCTCGGGCTGATCCGCGCCGCGCGCCTGCCGTTGGCGGCCGCCTTGGCCGCAGCCAACGGCCGCCCTGCCCTGCTGCTCACCCAGCGCCGTGACCGGGCGCTGACCTACCTGGAGGAACTCGGCCTCTGGGCGCCGCAGCTCATGCGCCAATATTTTGCCGAGCCCAGCTCGCTGTTCTACGAGAACGCCGCCTGGAGTGAGACGGCCCGCCGCGAGCGCCTGGCCGTGCTGGCCGGTCTGGCCTTGCCCAATCCAGACCTGCCTCCGCCCTTTATCCTTGCCAGCGGTCGCGCCCTCATGGCGCGCACTCTGCCCAAGCCCGACTTCCTGGCAGCCAGCCTTAGCCTGCATAGTGGCAGCCGCCAGGACCCGCTGGCCCTGGCCGAGCGACTGGTGCGCAGCGGTTACGAAAACGCCAGCAGCGTCACCGCCCCCGGCCAGTTCGCCCGCCGCGGCGGCATTCTAGACCTGTGGGCCATGCAAGACCCGCTGCCCATCCGCCTGGAATTCTTTGGCGACGAGGTCGACAGCCTGCGCCGCTTTGAACCGGGCAGCCAGCGCACGGTGGAAGAGGTTGAACTGGCCCAGATCAGCCCAGCCCGCGAATATCTGCTCGATCGCCAGGCCGAGACCGGGCTGGAGGCCAAAGACCTCAACGAATTTCATATTCCCCTGCTGCACGCCGAAACCGCCAGCTTGCTGGACTACCTACCCGTCGACACCCTGGTGCTGGTCGATGACATGGAAGCCTTGCAGGAGCAGATCAGCGACCTGGAAACCCAGGCGCTCAGCATCCGTCAGGAGAATTTGGTCACCGGCCTGCTGACTGAAGCCCATGCCCTGCCCTACCTGACCCTGGACGAGATTCGTGACCAACTGTCCGATCGGCCTTTGCTGGAGTTGGGGCCGGCCGAATCGCTGGAAGAAGCTGACGGCCTGGCCAGCCTGTTTCGCCCTGGGCCGCGCTTTGGCGGCCAACTCAAGCTGGCCATCGACCACATCGAACGCCTGCTGGACAACGGAGAGCAGGTGCATCTGGTCTCGCGCCAGGCACCCCGTCTGCACGACCTCTGGCTGGAGCGCAGCTTCGCCAGCCAGCGCGAAAACCCTCCCATCTTCACCGATGGCACCCTGGGCGACGGCTGGAGCTTGCAGCAGCCCAGGGAGCCTGTGGTGCACCTGCTGACCGATGGCGAGATTTTCGGCTGGGGCCGCCCGCAACCCCGCCGCCAGCCGCGCCCGGAGCGTGAATCCCCCGAGGCGCCCTATGTCGACCTGCAGAACGACGAGTGGGTCGTGCACATTGACCACGGCATCGGCATCTTCAAAGGCCTGGTCGAAGCCAGGATCGAAGGCGTCGCCCGTGAGTTCCTGCGTGTGGAATACGCCGGCGGCGATCAGCTCTACGTACCCGTGCACCAGGCGGACCGGCTGACCCGCTATGTGGGCGGCCGTGGTGAAGCCCCGCTGCTCAGCCGCCTGGGCGGCACGGAATGGCGCAGCTCCAAGGCGCGCGTGCGCCGGGCTGTGGAGGCCATCGCCGAAGACTTGTTGGAGCTCTACGCCCGCCGCGAGATGGCCCAGGGACACGCCTTCGGCCCAGACAGCGCCTGGCAGCGCGAGCTGGAAGCCAGCTTCCCCTATGTGGAAACCGAGGACCAACTGCGCGTGCTGGAAGAGGTCAAGCGTGATATGGAAAGCAGCCGCCCGATGGACCGCCTGGTCTGCGGCGACGCCGGCTACGGCAAGACCGAAGTCGCCTTACGCGCCGCCTTCAAAGCCGTGGCAGATGGCAAGCAGGTCGCCATGCTGGTGCCTACCACCGTGTTGGCCCAGCAGCACTACGAAACTTTCCAGCAACGCCTGGCAGCCTTCCCGGTCACAGTGGATATGCTCTCCCGTTTCCGCACCAGCAGCGAACAGGCTGATACGCTGCGCAGGCTGGCCGCCGGACAGGTGGATATCGTCATTGGCACCCACCGCCTGGTGCAAAAAGATGTGCAGTTCAAAGACCTGGGCCTGCTGATCATTGACGAAGAACAGCGTTTTGGCGTGACCCATAAGGAATATCTCAAGAAGATGCGCACTGAAGTGGACGTGCTCACGATGACCGCCACGCCCATCCCGCGCACCCTATACATGTCGCTCACCGGCGTGCGCGACATCTCCACCATCAGTACCCCGCCGGAAGAGCGCCTGCCGGTGGTCACGCATGTCGGCCCCTATTCGGAGCAGTTGGTGCGCCGGGCGATTTTGCGTGAGCTCGACCGCGGCGGGCAGGCCTTCTTCGTGCACAACCGCGTGCAAACCATTGAGGGCATGCGCCGCCAGCTGACCAAACTGCTGCCAGACCTGCGCATTGCCGTGGCCCACGGGCAGTTACCGGAGCACGAATTGGCCGAGCGCATGGCGGCCTTCACCCGCGGCGAGGTGGATGTCTTGCTAACCACCACCATCATCGAGTCTGGCTTGGATATCCCCAACGCCAACACGCTCATCGTGGACCGGGCCGACACCTTCGGGCTGGCCCAGCTCTACCAGCTGCGCGGCCGGGTGGGCCGCGGCGCCCAGCGCGCCTACGCCTACTTCTTCCGCCACGGCCAGCGCGCCACCACGCAGGAAGGCCGCCAGCGCCTCGATACGATTGCCGAGAACACGCATCTGGGCGCCGGCTTTTCCGTGGCCATGCGCGACATGCAAATCCGCGGCACCGGCGACCTGCTCGGCAACCGCCAGCACGGCCTCATCGCCGCCGTCGGTTTCCATCTCTACACTCGCCTGCTCTCCAAAGCCGTCATGGACCTCAAACGCAGCGGCAAGCTGCCCACCGGCGCTGGCGCGGCGCAGATTAGCCTCTATCACCCCATCATCAATGTGGATCTGCCCATCGAAGTCGGCATCCCCGCCGCCTATGTAGACGACAAGGCCATGCGTTTGAAACTCTACCGCCGCCTGGCAGACATTCACGACCTGAACGAGATCGAAGCACTGGAAGAGGAATTCACGGATCGCTTTGGCAAGCTGCCGGAGGAAGTGCAGAACCTGCTCTACCAGCTCAAAGTGCGTGTGTTGGCCGAGCAAGCCGGGGTCATATCGATCAGCATCGAGAACAAGCAATTGGCTCTGCGCTATCCTCTGCCCGCGCCCAAAGACCCGCCCAAGCGCTACCCCAACCTGGGCGCCGGAGTGCGCACCAGCAAGCATGTCGTCTGGCTGGCGGGCTTGGAGGGAGCAGGCTGGCGCGCCCGCCTGCTGGAGGTGCTCTCCACCCTGGTCGCCTCTCCCCCGCAGACGGAAAAGCGCCCGTTGATGGAAGTTCCTGTTCAATAA
- a CDS encoding YceI family protein — protein sequence MRTVVKVVLGLAAAALVAMAALGVWVLGPTAAPSGEITAIPIEATLPQAEVIQPTEVESGSGESAAADGATTFELVQTETEARFLIDEILSGSPKTVIGVASQVAGQILIDPANPAATQMGPVTVNARTFATDNGNRNRAIQNAILQTGAFEFITFTPKQLLGLPASVAVGDTFTFQVVGDLQIKDQVSEVTFDVTVRVESETRLSGQASATVAREQFGLGLIQTPPQVASVSPQVILELNFVAVSQ from the coding sequence ATGCGTACTGTTGTTAAAGTTGTACTCGGCTTGGCTGCCGCTGCTTTGGTGGCGATGGCGGCATTGGGGGTTTGGGTGCTGGGCCCGACTGCGGCTCCCAGCGGCGAGATCACCGCTATCCCCATTGAAGCAACCCTGCCCCAGGCGGAAGTGATCCAACCCACCGAAGTGGAAAGCGGTTCCGGAGAGTCCGCTGCCGCAGACGGAGCGACGACCTTTGAGCTGGTGCAGACGGAGACCGAAGCCCGCTTTTTGATTGATGAGATCCTGAGTGGGTCACCCAAGACAGTCATTGGTGTAGCCAGCCAGGTGGCGGGCCAGATCCTGATCGACCCGGCCAACCCGGCCGCGACCCAAATGGGGCCGGTCACGGTCAATGCACGCACTTTTGCGACCGACAACGGCAACCGCAACCGCGCCATTCAGAACGCCATCCTGCAGACTGGCGCCTTTGAGTTCATCACTTTCACCCCCAAGCAATTGCTGGGATTGCCGGCAAGTGTGGCCGTGGGCGACACGTTCACTTTCCAGGTCGTGGGCGACCTGCAGATCAAAGACCAGGTCAGCGAAGTGACCTTTGATGTGACCGTTCGCGTGGAGTCTGAGACCCGCCTCAGTGGCCAGGCCAGCGCCACAGTGGCCCGCGAGCAGTTCGGTCTGGGGCTGATCCAGACCCCGCCCCAGGTGGCCTCGGTGTCGCCGCAGGTTATTCTGGAACTGAACTTTGTGGCTGTTTCCCAATAG
- a CDS encoding oligosaccharide flippase family protein has translation MKNMMGQLHKLLSNDVTWSVVSLGIMAVSGLLLVALLRWHSAETLGVFNQVYAVFIILSQIGVGGVQFSTLKHVSHASDDLSACWEITLSALLLVALIMLPVVVALWLLAEPIGAFLNSDAVAVGIRLATPGLLFFGLNKVLINVVNGLDKIKANSVFRALRFILLPLVVFVFVIQDQPADQFAFALTLTEITVFCSLLIFVFGRLLKAQPLRNFRHWLHQHVSFGARGVLSGVLLDLNTRIDVLMLGYFTSDALVGIYSFASTLAEGFAQIPIAVRWSIDPKLGQHFAKSEPTEIEELSRVTRRQLFPWSLAAGLLGMAAFPALSWLVDGNVDTLGWQLFAIMIVAVTISAGYRSFGGILLQGGRPEMYTLVIVALVAGDALMNLGFIPWLGVTGAAIVTATTYLLEALYLRLAAKRLFAIRL, from the coding sequence TTGAAAAACATGATGGGACAACTGCACAAGTTGTTGTCAAATGATGTCACCTGGAGCGTGGTCAGCTTGGGCATCATGGCAGTAAGCGGCTTGCTACTGGTGGCGCTCCTGCGCTGGCACAGTGCTGAGACCCTGGGCGTGTTCAACCAGGTGTACGCTGTCTTCATCATCCTCTCACAGATTGGCGTAGGCGGGGTGCAGTTCTCCACACTAAAGCACGTATCGCACGCCAGCGATGATCTATCCGCATGTTGGGAGATCACTCTCAGCGCCCTACTGCTGGTGGCCCTGATCATGCTGCCGGTGGTTGTCGCACTGTGGCTGCTGGCCGAGCCAATCGGCGCGTTCCTCAACAGCGATGCAGTAGCCGTCGGTATCCGCCTGGCTACACCAGGCCTGTTGTTCTTTGGGCTCAACAAAGTCCTAATAAACGTGGTCAACGGCCTGGATAAAATCAAGGCAAACTCGGTCTTCAGAGCGCTGCGCTTCATCTTGCTGCCACTGGTAGTTTTTGTTTTTGTTATTCAAGACCAGCCGGCGGATCAGTTTGCCTTCGCGCTAACCCTGACCGAGATCACAGTTTTTTGCAGCCTGCTGATTTTTGTTTTTGGCCGGCTGCTCAAAGCCCAACCGCTGCGCAATTTTAGGCATTGGCTACACCAACATGTCTCGTTCGGTGCCCGAGGAGTGCTAAGCGGTGTATTGCTCGACCTAAACACGCGGATTGATGTGCTGATGCTCGGCTATTTCACCAGCGATGCCTTGGTCGGCATTTACAGCTTCGCCTCAACATTGGCGGAGGGCTTTGCTCAAATACCCATCGCAGTGCGCTGGAGCATAGACCCCAAGCTGGGACAGCACTTTGCAAAAAGTGAACCCACCGAAATAGAAGAGCTCTCCCGAGTTACTCGGCGGCAACTGTTTCCATGGTCCCTTGCCGCGGGCCTATTGGGAATGGCTGCATTTCCCGCTCTTTCCTGGCTTGTCGACGGCAATGTAGACACCCTAGGTTGGCAACTCTTCGCCATCATGATAGTAGCGGTCACTATCAGTGCCGGCTATCGCTCTTTCGGCGGCATATTGTTACAAGGCGGACGCCCGGAAATGTATACGCTGGTAATCGTGGCGCTAGTGGCTGGCGACGCTCTGATGAATTTGGGCTTCATCCCTTGGTTGGGAGTAACTGGCGCGGCAATCGTAACCGCGACTACTTATCTGCTTGAAGCGTTATACCTGCGACTTGCAGCAAAACGCTTGTTTGCAATCAGGCTTTAG
- a CDS encoding acyltransferase gives MPRRGCIEMDNKADFSRKVRPRSDMANTRNYILHGLFFLLYSLFKYWSFPFSNLFRFAVIRLFGAEIKSTYISDGVTIWFPWLVKVGRNCSLNQGVNIDGYGGVTLGDGVRVAAYVCINSSDHDFSQPDVPISEQGMITAPVVIEDDVWIGNHVVINRGVRIGRGSVIGSSSVVTRDIPPYSVAVGAPCKVIRSRKPAKA, from the coding sequence ATGCCGCGCCGCGGTTGTATTGAAATGGATAATAAGGCAGACTTCAGCCGGAAGGTTCGACCCCGCTCTGATATGGCCAACACGCGAAACTACATCTTGCACGGGTTGTTTTTTCTGCTGTATTCGCTGTTCAAGTACTGGTCTTTTCCCTTCTCCAATCTCTTTCGTTTTGCCGTGATTAGATTATTTGGGGCAGAGATTAAGTCCACTTACATATCGGATGGAGTCACGATTTGGTTTCCATGGCTGGTTAAGGTGGGACGGAATTGCTCGCTAAACCAAGGCGTGAACATAGATGGATATGGCGGTGTTACATTGGGTGACGGTGTTCGAGTGGCTGCTTATGTTTGCATCAATTCGTCAGACCATGATTTCTCGCAGCCCGATGTGCCGATCAGCGAGCAGGGGATGATCACCGCCCCTGTGGTCATTGAGGATGATGTTTGGATCGGCAACCATGTGGTCATCAATCGAGGAGTGCGTATTGGCCGGGGCTCGGTGATCGGTAGCTCTTCTGTGGTCACGCGTGATATTCCTCCCTATTCAGTGGCGGTTGGCGCGCCCTGCAAAGTCATCCGCTCTCGCAAGCCGGCTAAAGCCTGA
- a CDS encoding class I SAM-dependent methyltransferase has protein sequence MTQLTCRLCEHGDLKEHFVAKGFHLLACHRCGFVQVAEAPQEHNIALYDQEYFSHNKYQDLDILERENRRRLDLLKRTLPLEGARVLDAGCGVGDFVALAAAETGAELVGTDIAEAAIRIAQESYPHLDAHFHAGLLEEQDFAAESFDVICSWDVIEHIWQPVATYQRLFKFLKPGGSLLLSTPNIGAPIARAMGRYWAFMTPPEHLSFFNKQSMRWLAEETLRAEMTDWFSRGKWTNVGFLVYKAHRVLPSAWLAKLRDFLHHSPLGKLPIYVPTGDVQYAVIRKPQLAGLELELRP, from the coding sequence ATGACCCAATTGACCTGCCGGCTGTGCGAGCACGGTGACTTGAAGGAGCACTTTGTAGCCAAAGGGTTTCACTTGTTGGCTTGCCATCGCTGTGGCTTTGTCCAAGTTGCAGAAGCCCCCCAAGAGCACAATATTGCCCTATACGATCAGGAGTATTTTTCGCACAACAAATACCAGGATCTGGATATTCTGGAGCGGGAGAACCGGCGCAGGCTGGATTTGCTGAAACGCACTTTGCCCTTGGAAGGGGCGCGGGTCTTGGATGCTGGTTGCGGCGTGGGTGATTTTGTGGCCCTGGCGGCTGCGGAGACCGGTGCAGAGTTGGTGGGCACAGATATTGCTGAAGCTGCCATTCGCATCGCGCAGGAGAGTTACCCGCATTTGGACGCGCATTTTCATGCGGGTTTGCTTGAAGAACAGGACTTCGCCGCAGAGAGCTTTGATGTGATTTGCAGTTGGGACGTGATCGAGCATATTTGGCAGCCTGTCGCCACCTATCAGCGTCTGTTCAAATTCCTAAAACCAGGCGGGTCACTGTTGCTCTCAACGCCCAACATTGGTGCCCCCATCGCCCGAGCGATGGGCCGTTATTGGGCTTTCATGACCCCGCCGGAGCACCTAAGCTTCTTCAACAAGCAATCCATGCGCTGGTTGGCCGAAGAGACTTTGCGGGCGGAAATGACAGACTGGTTCAGCCGAGGCAAGTGGACGAATGTCGGCTTTCTGGTGTATAAGGCCCACCGCGTGCTGCCATCCGCTTGGCTGGCCAAGCTGCGAGACTTTTTGCATCACAGCCCACTCGGCAAGCTGCCAATTTACGTACCCACAGGGGACGTTCAGTACGCGGTGATTAGGAAACCCCAATTAGCAGGGCTTGAGCTAGAATTGCGGCCTTGA
- a CDS encoding glycosyltransferase family 2 protein encodes MTELSQISVIIPAYNEEIGLATVLAALTQHSALQSAEIIVVDDGSKDKTAEVAARNPKVQITRREINMGYGASISRGIRLATRPYVIWFDGDNQHRVEDLILVAQTLIAQDLDYCIGVRTGDSYQEPSRWLGKLVLRWAVNYAVGSSVADFNSGLRGFRRSVILKYLNFLPKGFGASTVTTLLMLERDHVGAEVPIVVHARQGRSQVKQLRDGSRTLLIILRIFLLFKPLRFFGGIGAALILLGLVYGLYRAFAEGLGFPTLGLLSIVAGLQSFFFGLLADQISMARLDNLD; translated from the coding sequence ATGACTGAGCTTAGCCAAATTAGCGTAATCATCCCTGCTTATAACGAGGAAATTGGATTGGCGACTGTGCTGGCTGCGCTGACGCAGCATTCTGCATTGCAGAGCGCTGAAATTATTGTTGTGGATGATGGCTCGAAAGATAAGACAGCTGAGGTTGCTGCGCGAAATCCTAAAGTACAGATAACACGTCGAGAGATCAATATGGGATACGGCGCATCTATCTCAAGAGGTATCCGGCTAGCGACCCGACCCTATGTAATTTGGTTTGATGGAGATAACCAGCACCGAGTTGAAGACTTGATTCTGGTCGCCCAAACGTTAATCGCTCAAGACCTGGACTATTGCATTGGTGTGCGTACCGGTGATTCTTACCAGGAGCCATCTCGCTGGCTCGGCAAGCTCGTTTTGCGTTGGGCGGTTAACTATGCGGTGGGCTCATCTGTCGCCGATTTCAACTCAGGTTTACGGGGTTTTCGGCGCTCGGTGATCCTGAAGTATCTGAATTTCCTGCCCAAAGGCTTTGGCGCGTCTACGGTGACGACCTTGTTGATGTTGGAGCGCGACCATGTGGGTGCGGAAGTGCCGATCGTGGTGCATGCTCGCCAGGGCCGTAGCCAGGTGAAACAACTGCGGGATGGCTCGCGCACTTTGCTGATCATTTTGCGAATTTTTTTGTTGTTCAAACCACTGCGTTTCTTTGGGGGTATTGGCGCTGCCTTGATCTTGCTTGGCCTGGTTTATGGCCTGTATCGGGCATTTGCCGAGGGGTTAGGCTTCCCCACGTTGGGACTGTTGTCTATCGTGGCTGGTTTGCAATCCTTCTTCTTTGGCCTGCTCGCCGACCAGATCAGCATGGCGCGGCTGGACAATTTAGATTGA